Proteins co-encoded in one Candidatus Bathyarchaeum sp. genomic window:
- a CDS encoding YegP family protein, with the protein MPATPKFEVYADAAGKCRWRLKAPNGEIIATSEAYESEASCKNGIASVKKNAPIAEIVEV; encoded by the coding sequence ATGCCCGCTACACCTAAATTTGAAGTGTACGCAGACGCCGCTGGCAAATGCAGATGGAGACTCAAAGCGCCCAACGGTGAAATAATTGCAACCAGTGAAGCCTATGAATCAGAGGCATCATGCAAGAACGGTATTGCTTCAGTAAAAAAGAACGCTCCAATTGCAGAAATTGTTGAAGTCTAA